In the genome of Natronorubrum daqingense, the window TCTTGCATACGCGAGCACATTCGCGCATGAGTCACCTCAATCTATCGCTGCGACAGGACTTCAGAAAGGCAAATTATTGACACCTCTCTCGCTCGGCGAGGCTTTCAATCGCGGCGAAGCGCACCGAGTCCGGGACGCCCGTCGACCCACCAAAGAGCCACGCCTGCAACCAGAATCACGGCCTCGAGCCAGAGCGTCGTCACCTCGGCCTTGAGTCCGGGGATGGTCCCTAACGGCTTGACGCCGGTGTAGGGTGGCATCGGCGTGAGCGGCCAGAAGAGAAAGCCGAGTTCGTGGAAATCCCCCGACAGCACGTGCCAGGGAACGTCCGTCGCGATGTGCGAGAGGTAGCCGATTGCGAAGGCAACGCCGAGGTCGCGACGCTCTCGTCGAATCGCCAGCACCCAGACGAGGAGGAGCAGCGGAACGACGAACACCAGCGAGTGACCGACGGTCCGCCCGACGGGTGCGATGTCTGCGGCCGCGAGTGGCTTGTCGATGAAATCCGCGAGGCCGGCCGCGAAGACGGCGACGAGGACCGGCACGTCGTTCGGAGGCCCCCCGTCTCGATACCGAACGAACTCCCGATAGCAGATGTAGCCGACGACGAGGTGAACGATCGGTTGCATCCTTCTCGGTCTCTGTTGTGTGCGAAGTAAATTCAGCGTTGTCCCGACCTCGATTCGTGTTGTCATCTGATCGGTTCCGTGTCGTCCCGAGTCCTCACCCACCGAGACGCCTATGAATCTTCGACGCCATCGTTTTTGCAACGAGAATGTTAGCGGAGGCCGAACCCGTGCTCCGAGGGGACCCCGTG includes:
- a CDS encoding metal-dependent hydrolase, translating into MQPIVHLVVGYICYREFVRYRDGGPPNDVPVLVAVFAAGLADFIDKPLAAADIAPVGRTVGHSLVFVVPLLLLVWVLAIRRERRDLGVAFAIGYLSHIATDVPWHVLSGDFHELGFLFWPLTPMPPYTGVKPLGTIPGLKAEVTTLWLEAVILVAGVALWWVDGRPGLGALRRD